In the genome of Syngnathoides biaculeatus isolate LvHL_M chromosome 14, ASM1980259v1, whole genome shotgun sequence, one region contains:
- the LOC133512384 gene encoding trace amine-associated receptor 13c-like, whose amino-acid sequence MDTGDQSDLCFPQQANTSCRKPSSDWSDGVLFSVLLSAECVLTVLLNLLVIISISHFRHLHTPTNLLLLSLAVSDLLVGFVAMPGEIYVRISCWFLGDIVCSLWNYMCFTTASSSVGNMVLISADRYVAICDPLYYNVKVTVKKIQLCICLSWVASLLYCAILLKAQFDHPGIYNSCHGECINGLEIYGGILDLVINFALPLSIIITLYLRVFVVAVIQARAMRSHVKCVKLQHSASFRAKSSELKAARTLGVLVLVFLVCFCPYYIVSLVAENENLGSLTKYVLDLYGFNSCVNPLIYAFFYPWFRKAVKQIVSLRIVQPASRDTKIL is encoded by the exons ATGGACACCGGCGACCAATCTGATCTCTGCTTTCCACAGCAGGCCAACACTTCCTGCAGGAAGCCCTCATCTGATTGGTCTGATGGTGTTCTTTTCAGTGTCCTGCTGTCCGCTGAATGCGTCCTCACTGTGCTGCTCAACCTGCTCGTCATCATCtcaatctcccacttcaggcac CTCCACACCCCCaccaacctcctcctcctctccctcgCTGTCTCTGACTTGCTGGTGGGCTTTGTGGCGATGCCAGGTGAGATCTATGTGAGGATATCGTGCTGGTTTCTTGGTGACATTGTTTGTTCTCTGTGGAACTACATGTGTTTCACCACAGCATCCTCCTCAGTCGGAAACATGGTCCTGATATCGGCTGACCGTTATGTGGCTATTTGTGACCCTTTGTATTATAATGTCAAAGTtactgtgaaaaaaattcaactttgtaTTTGTCTCTCTTGGGTGGCTTCTCTCCTATACTGTGCCATCCTCTTAAAGGCCCAATTTGATCATCCTGGAATCTACAACTCGTGCCACGGAGAGTGCATCAATGGTTTAGAGATTTACGGAGGCATTCTGGACCTcgtcataaactttgcccttcctcTCAGCATCATCATTACGCTCTACCTGAGAGTGTTTGTGGTCGCAGTTATTCAGGCACGGGCCATGCGCTCGCATgttaaatgtgtcaaattaCAACATTCTGCCTCTTTCAGAGCGAAGTCATCCGAGTTGAAGGCAGCCAGGACTCTCGGTGTTCTCGTTCTGGTCtttctggtgtgtttttgtcCATATTATATTGTCAGTCTGGTGGCTGAAAATGAGAATTTAGGTTCACTGACAAAATATGTTCTTGATTTGTATGGTTTCAACTCATGTGTGAACCCCTTAATTTATGCCTTTTTTTACCCCTGGTTTAGAAAAGCTGTCAAGCAGATTGTTTCTCTTCGCATTGTGCAGCCTGCCTCCCGTGACACCAAGATACTGTAG
- the LOC133512392 gene encoding melanoregulin-like produces MGANLTLCCCHYYLKYTRDKKNPSLRMPTGKASKTSKTPVQQSSDFSDGETEEEREVTTRTSWQQSPRTNQHSGSYSRRESDRDLQAFISWRNQVDQATEEWEQLNYDIHTLRYAKREVRARWKKILLQLGYHSEVDSLLYVNKQSYLNRDQESLTKATELLTQLVEHTSLFPAGTGHRTRYLYVMDRLVSLDSAEEFVRLAVEKYPKA; encoded by the exons ATGGGTGCCAACTTGACACTGTGCTGCTGCCACTATTATCTCAAGTACACCAGAGATAAGAAAAATCCATCTTTGCG CATGCCCACTGGCAAAGCTTCCAAAACTTCCAAGACACCAGTTCAGCAATCCAGCGATTTCAGTGATGGCGAAACAGAGGAGGAGCGGGAGGTCACAACGAGGACTTCGTGGCAGCAAAGCCCAAGGACAAATCAACACAGCGGCTCGTACAGCAGAAGGGAATCGGACCGAGACCTGCAGGCTTTCATCAGCTGGAGAAATCAGGTTGACCAGGCTACAGAG GAATGGGAACAGCTGAATTATGACATCCACACACTACGATATGCCAAACGAGAAGTGAGAGCACGATGGAAGAAAATCCTGCTACAATTAG GATATCACTCTGAGGTGGACTCCTTGCTGTATGTCAACAAGCAAAGTTACTTGAATCGGGACCAGGAGAGTCTCACCAAAGCTACTGAACTCTTGACCCAGCTGGTGGAACACACGTCCCTGTTTCCTGCGGGAACAGGACATCGGACCAGATACCTCTATGTTATG GACCGCTTGGTGTCTCTGGACAGCGCCGAAGAATTTGTCAGACTGGCTGTGGAAAAATATCCAAAGGCTTAG